From a single Calothrix sp. NIES-2098 genomic region:
- a CDS encoding glyoxalase/bleomycin resistance protein/dioxygenase → MNQTLFHLAFPVTNIPQTKAYYVEGLGCIPGRENPHALILNLYGHQLVAHVTKDPLMPQRGIYPRHFGLVFTTEQDWQYLLERAQQHQLLFREEPKNRFVGLPLEHHTFFLEDPFYNLMEFKYYRHPEAIFGSSEYSQIGDRV, encoded by the coding sequence ATGAACCAAACTTTATTTCATCTTGCCTTTCCTGTCACCAACATTCCTCAGACAAAAGCTTATTATGTTGAGGGCTTAGGCTGCATTCCCGGACGCGAAAACCCCCACGCCTTAATTCTCAATTTGTACGGTCATCAGTTGGTAGCTCACGTCACCAAAGATCCATTGATGCCGCAACGCGGTATCTATCCCAGACACTTTGGGCTAGTTTTTACTACAGAGCAAGACTGGCAATATTTACTAGAAAGGGCACAACAGCACCAATTACTTTTCCGAGAAGAACCCAAAAACCGCTTTGTCGGTTTGCCTTTAGAGCATCACACTTTCTTTTTAGAAGATCCTTTCTATAACTTAATGGAGTTTAAGTATTACCGTCACCCAGAGGCAATTTTTGGAAGTTCTGAATATTCTCAAATTGGCGATCGCGTTTAA
- a CDS encoding lipase, class 2, whose amino-acid sequence MNSNNQQRNPVLLVHGIDDTGAVFYRMGKYLKQLGWSVYALDLVPNNGALGLDKLAKQVADYVAAEFPPEQPLDVVGFSMGGIVSRYYIQRLEGIKRVQRFITISSPHNGTVIAYGTQRPGCVQMRPNSAFLKDLNSDVAMLQELNFTSIWTPYDLMIVPAKSSQLPVGKEVVLPIALHPWMLSDARCLAIVAEILTEPIKRDRQFENIQNFQKLPLGDGNT is encoded by the coding sequence ATGAACAGTAACAATCAGCAGCGCAATCCCGTGTTGTTAGTACATGGGATTGATGACACAGGGGCAGTTTTTTATAGAATGGGGAAATATTTAAAACAACTTGGTTGGTCTGTCTATGCCTTAGATTTAGTACCCAATAATGGTGCGCTAGGTCTGGATAAATTGGCAAAGCAGGTAGCAGATTATGTAGCCGCAGAATTTCCACCAGAACAACCACTGGATGTAGTTGGTTTCAGTATGGGTGGAATTGTCAGTCGTTACTATATCCAACGCCTTGAGGGAATTAAGCGCGTACAGCGGTTTATTACGATTTCTTCGCCCCACAATGGCACTGTAATTGCGTATGGTACTCAACGACCTGGTTGCGTGCAAATGCGCCCCAACAGCGCTTTTCTCAAAGATTTAAATTCTGATGTGGCGATGTTGCAGGAGCTAAATTTTACATCAATCTGGACACCTTACGATCTGATGATAGTGCCAGCCAAAAGTTCGCAACTACCAGTGGGAAAAGAGGTGGTGTTGCCTATAGCTTTACATCCCTGGATGCTTTCAGATGCTAGATGTTTGGCAATAGTAGCAGAAATATTAACAGAGCCGATTAAACGCGATCGCCAATTTGAGAATATTCAGAACTTCCAAAAATTGCCTCTGGGTGACGGTAATACTTAA
- a CDS encoding putative acyltransferase: MNTKNRLLEIDVLRGIAAIGVVLFHYTTRYSQKYGHSDSVLMYFPQGYHGVELFFIISGFVIFLSLERIKSGFDFIVGRFSRLYPAYWTCLILTYAIVNIAELPNYKISWNAFLINFSMFQLFFKVPNVDGVYWTLGIELCFYLIMFILYQTRLLKYIYHISIIWLILMAITIFLEKQGIISIETRIGALLLLKYGSSIFANLFLIGMMFYKIYKEGVSREKYSIIAGCILIFKFQYSWAETVFIICCTLIFHLILHNKMRFLNQKPLLFMGTISYSLYLIHQNIGYAIIHTCYQIGINPNISICIALLVTILLATIITFQIEKPMMQLIKEQYKVRMLSKR; this comes from the coding sequence ATGAATACAAAGAACAGACTTCTGGAAATTGATGTTCTCAGAGGAATTGCAGCCATAGGCGTTGTATTATTTCATTACACCACTCGATACAGCCAGAAGTATGGTCATTCAGATAGCGTTTTAATGTACTTCCCTCAGGGTTATCACGGTGTTGAATTATTCTTTATAATTAGTGGCTTTGTAATCTTTCTGAGCCTTGAGAGAATTAAAAGTGGCTTCGACTTTATAGTTGGACGTTTCTCGCGGCTTTATCCAGCGTATTGGACTTGTTTGATTTTGACATACGCTATTGTCAATATTGCTGAATTACCTAATTATAAAATCAGTTGGAATGCTTTCTTAATCAACTTCTCGATGTTCCAATTATTCTTCAAGGTTCCTAATGTCGATGGAGTTTATTGGACTTTAGGAATTGAGCTTTGTTTTTATTTGATTATGTTTATTCTCTATCAAACGCGGCTATTAAAGTATATCTATCATATTTCAATAATATGGCTGATATTAATGGCAATTACTATTTTTTTAGAAAAGCAAGGAATTATATCTATTGAAACAAGAATTGGAGCCTTATTGCTTCTGAAGTATGGCTCATCAATATTTGCTAATTTATTTCTCATAGGTATGATGTTTTATAAAATATATAAAGAAGGAGTCTCAAGAGAAAAATATAGTATTATTGCTGGCTGTATATTAATTTTTAAATTTCAATATTCTTGGGCAGAAACTGTATTTATTATCTGTTGCACTTTAATATTTCATCTGATATTACACAATAAAATGAGGTTTTTAAATCAGAAACCTCTTTTGTTTATGGGAACAATATCTTATAGTTTATATTTGATTCATCAAAATATAGGCTATGCCATAATACATACCTGTTATCAAATTGGCATTAATCCCAATATCAGTATATGTATTGCTTTGCTCGTAACTATATTGTTGGCAACTATAATTACATTTCAGATTGAAAAACCGATGATGCAGCTGATAAAAGAACAGTACAAAGTTAGGATGTTAAGCAAAAGATGA
- a CDS encoding sulfite reductase, ferredoxin dependent, with the protein MVKSPPSPIASRKPSKVEGIKENSNFLREPVASEVLQDTTHFSENAVQLLKFHGSYQQDNRDNRVKGQEKDYQFMLRTKNPGGLVPPQLYLALDKLADEYGNHTLRATTRQGFQLHGILKKNLKTAIATIVNNLGSTLGACGDVNRNVMAPPVPWKNRSDYQYAWEYAQNIADLLSPQTGAYYEIWLDGEKAITAEESPEVKAARQSDSNGTLINNSEEPLYGTYYMPRKFKACVTVPGDNSIDLYSQDLTLVVITNKKGKLEGFDVFAGGGLGRTHNKEETFARLADPIGYVAKEDVYDIVKAIVATQRDYGDRTDRRHARLKYLIHDWGVEKFRAKVEEYFGKPIAPFKPLPEFKYHDFLGWHEQGDGKLFLGISIDNGRVKDEGSFQLKTALREIVEQFNLPIRLTPHQNLIFYEIAPEDKPAIQKILDRCGIISDPNQIAPLERLSMACPALPTCGLAITESERAIPGILERITTVLNKVGLQNEEFVVRMTGCPNGCARPYMAELGFVGSAPESYQVWLGGSPHQTRLAQPYMERLHHNDLETQLEPIFVYFKQSRKPEESFGDFCDRVGFDAIREFAANYEAQTVASPEITDDSDGLVETMADSRTVESDGQEVAIANTTIATYKTRRRVSLQHEIYNQLKTAATSQGRPMTELVNEALEAYLKNL; encoded by the coding sequence ATGGTTAAATCTCCTCCTTCCCCGATTGCTAGCCGTAAGCCTTCCAAAGTAGAAGGAATCAAGGAAAACAGTAATTTTTTGCGTGAACCTGTAGCCTCCGAAGTACTTCAGGATACGACTCACTTTAGCGAAAATGCAGTGCAGTTACTGAAGTTTCACGGATCTTATCAACAAGATAACCGCGATAATCGCGTCAAGGGGCAGGAGAAAGATTACCAGTTTATGCTGCGGACAAAAAATCCAGGTGGGTTAGTACCGCCGCAGCTGTATCTTGCTTTAGATAAGCTGGCTGATGAATATGGGAACCACACACTGCGGGCCACTACCCGTCAAGGATTTCAGCTGCATGGGATTTTAAAGAAAAATCTCAAAACTGCGATCGCTACTATTGTTAACAATTTAGGTTCCACTTTGGGCGCTTGTGGCGATGTCAACCGCAATGTCATGGCTCCCCCTGTACCTTGGAAGAATCGCTCAGACTACCAGTACGCTTGGGAATATGCCCAGAATATCGCTGATTTATTGTCACCCCAAACTGGTGCTTATTACGAAATCTGGTTAGATGGCGAAAAAGCAATTACCGCTGAAGAAAGCCCAGAAGTAAAAGCAGCCCGACAAAGCGATAGTAATGGGACATTAATCAACAATTCCGAAGAACCCCTCTATGGCACATACTATATGCCTCGCAAGTTTAAAGCTTGTGTGACAGTGCCAGGGGATAATTCTATTGATTTATATTCCCAAGACCTCACCTTAGTTGTCATTACCAATAAGAAAGGCAAACTAGAAGGATTTGACGTGTTTGCTGGTGGTGGCTTAGGGCGGACACACAACAAAGAAGAAACCTTCGCTAGGCTAGCAGATCCGATTGGCTATGTGGCAAAAGAAGATGTTTACGACATTGTTAAAGCTATTGTCGCCACTCAAAGAGATTATGGCGATCGCACTGACCGCCGTCACGCTAGATTAAAATATTTAATTCACGATTGGGGTGTTGAGAAGTTCCGCGCCAAGGTCGAAGAATATTTTGGCAAACCCATCGCCCCCTTCAAACCCCTGCCAGAATTTAAATACCACGATTTTCTGGGATGGCACGAACAAGGTGATGGCAAGCTGTTCTTGGGTATTTCCATTGATAACGGTCGGGTAAAGGACGAAGGTTCGTTTCAACTGAAAACCGCCTTAAGGGAAATTGTTGAGCAATTTAACCTACCCATCCGCCTCACACCCCACCAAAACCTGATTTTTTACGAAATTGCCCCAGAAGATAAACCCGCGATTCAAAAAATTCTCGATCGCTGTGGTATTATCTCCGATCCCAACCAAATTGCACCTCTAGAAAGGCTATCAATGGCTTGTCCGGCATTGCCAACTTGCGGTTTAGCAATTACTGAATCAGAACGGGCAATCCCAGGTATTTTAGAACGGATTACCACAGTTCTGAATAAAGTTGGTTTACAAAATGAGGAGTTTGTGGTAAGGATGACAGGCTGTCCTAATGGCTGCGCTCGTCCCTACATGGCGGAATTGGGTTTTGTTGGTAGTGCGCCGGAAAGTTACCAAGTATGGTTAGGCGGTTCGCCACATCAGACACGGTTAGCACAGCCTTACATGGAAAGGTTGCACCATAACGATTTGGAAACTCAGCTAGAGCCGATTTTTGTTTACTTTAAGCAGTCGAGAAAGCCTGAAGAAAGCTTTGGGGATTTTTGCGATCGCGTCGGTTTTGATGCTATCCGCGAGTTTGCTGCTAATTACGAAGCTCAAACTGTTGCATCGCCTGAAATTACAGACGATAGTGATGGCTTAGTTGAGACAATGGCAGATTCCAGAACCGTAGAAAGTGACGGTCAAGAAGTGGCGATTGCTAATACCACTATCGCCACTTATAAAACCCGCCGTCGTGTCAGCCTGCAACATGAGATTTATAACCAGCTCAAAACTGCTGCCACTAGCCAAGGTAGGCCGATGACTGAATTGGTAAATGAGGCACTAGAGGCTTATTTAAAAAATCTCTAG
- a CDS encoding ADP-ribosylation/crystallin J1: protein MLTAAKTLSGLMGLCIGDALGVPVEFTSRAERVKSPVTKMVGYGTWNQPPGTWSDDSSLTFCLAESLCRGYSLDAIANSFWRWYKEAYWTPRGELFDIGNTTHAAIMRLKQGILPREAGGKIENTNGNGSLMRILPMAYYHKSLSFAELIARVHDVSAITHAHARSQMACGIYITIAAALLEGADPHTAYLQSLDKIHTIYSVREYLLEKLHFARIYSGEIDKLPVEEINSGGYVIDTLEASLWCLLNSSSYSEAVLKAVNLGGDTDTTAAVTGGLAGIYYGVENIPQAWINQIARKQDIINLATRFAAAVYR from the coding sequence ATGCTAACCGCTGCAAAAACGTTATCTGGATTGATGGGTTTATGTATCGGTGATGCGTTGGGTGTACCAGTGGAGTTTACTAGCCGCGCTGAACGAGTTAAATCTCCAGTAACGAAGATGGTGGGGTATGGCACATGGAATCAACCACCAGGAACTTGGTCTGATGACAGTTCGTTGACGTTTTGCTTGGCAGAGAGTCTTTGTAGAGGCTATTCGTTGGATGCTATAGCCAATTCTTTTTGGCGCTGGTACAAGGAAGCTTACTGGACTCCCCGTGGCGAACTATTTGATATTGGCAATACCACCCATGCAGCGATTATGCGCTTGAAACAGGGTATTTTACCTAGGGAAGCGGGTGGAAAAATTGAAAATACCAATGGCAATGGTTCGTTGATGAGAATTCTGCCAATGGCTTACTACCACAAAAGCTTGAGTTTCGCGGAATTAATTGCGCGGGTACATGATGTTTCGGCAATTACCCATGCCCATGCGCGATCGCAAATGGCCTGTGGTATTTATATTACGATCGCTGCTGCCCTGCTAGAAGGGGCTGATCCGCACACAGCTTATTTACAAAGTTTAGACAAAATTCACACAATTTATTCTGTGCGGGAATATTTGTTAGAAAAACTCCATTTTGCCCGCATCTACAGTGGTGAAATCGACAAGCTACCAGTGGAAGAGATTAATTCTGGTGGCTACGTAATTGATACCCTAGAGGCATCGCTATGGTGTTTGTTAAATAGCTCATCTTATTCTGAGGCTGTACTGAAAGCTGTGAATTTAGGTGGCGATACCGACACCACCGCAGCAGTGACTGGTGGATTGGCAGGAATTTACTACGGGGTGGAGAATATTCCCCAAGCATGGATTAATCAAATTGCTCGCAAACAAGACATTATTAACTTGGCAACCCGTTTTGCTGCTGCTGTTTATCGCTAA
- the cutA gene encoding divalent cation tolerance protein, whose product MDIPTGYGVVLVTTANVQEAEAIANALVEAKLAACVSLLPIHSIYTWQGKKHKEDEWQLLIKTDLAQFPTLEAKIREIHSYEVSEIIALPIVAGSQPYLQWISEQVKGE is encoded by the coding sequence ATGGATATACCTACTGGCTATGGTGTAGTATTGGTAACTACTGCTAACGTCCAAGAGGCCGAAGCGATCGCAAATGCCCTTGTGGAAGCTAAACTTGCTGCTTGTGTGAGTTTGTTGCCAATCCACTCGATTTACACCTGGCAAGGGAAAAAGCACAAAGAAGATGAATGGCAGTTGCTAATTAAAACTGATTTGGCGCAATTTCCCACTTTAGAAGCCAAAATTCGGGAAATACACTCTTATGAAGTGTCCGAAATTATTGCTTTACCGATTGTTGCGGGTTCTCAACCCTACCTGCAATGGATTTCTGAACAAGTCAAGGGCGAGTAG